A region of the Conyzicola lurida genome:
AGTGAAGGATGGGTCACGGTCGCGGTGGCCGTGTGTGAAGTGAACCATCACGGGGCGTGACTCGAGGCGGCCGAACGAGGGGTCGTTGACCGCGTGGCAGTCGATCGAACAGATCGACTGCGAGTACCCCCATGAGAGCTGTCACCGGAAATGCAGGCTCACGGCACAGTGCACGGTTCGACCGGATCACCCGTGTAACCGCCGAGTAAAGTGCAATTGACCAGCACATTAAGCGGCGTCATCCGCCATGTTTCACGTGAAACTACGGACGCGCCTCGCGGATCGCAGCCTCGGCGAGAGCCGAGTAGACCCAGCCGACGTCGTGTCCCGCGGCCTCGAGGGCGAGCGGGAAGAGCGACGTCTCGGTCAGGCCGGGCAGCGTGCTGGCCTCGAGGAACCATGGCGTTCCGGCGCCGTCGACGATGAGGTCGATGCGCGAGATATGGCGCAGGCCGAGAGCGCGGTGGGCGGTGATGGCGACCTCCGCTGCGCGGGCCGCGACCTCGTCGCTGATGCGGGCCGGGGTGTAGAAGCGGGTCTCCCCCGCCGTATACCGGGCCTCGAAGCTGTAGACGCCCGAGATCGGCTCGATCTCGATGGCGGGGAGGGCGACGGGGCCGTCTCCGGTGTCGATGATGGAGACGGCGATCTCGACGCCGACGATCTTCTGCTCGATGAGCGCGACGTCGGAGTAGGTGTAGGCGTTGACCATGGCGCGGGGCAGCTCCTCGGCCGTATCGACGATGCTGACGCCCTGTGCGGATCCGCCCTGGGCGGGCTTGACGACGACCGGGACCGGAAGGTCGGCCGAGATGATCTCGAGCACGGCGCTCGCACCCAGCTCGCGGAACGTATCGCGCGGCAGGGTGATCGAGGTGGGCGTGGGTACTCCGGCGCGACCGACGATGACCTTGGCGGTGGGCTTGTCCCAGGCGAGGCGGGATGCGTCGGCGTGAGAGCCGACGAAGGGCAGTCCGAGGAACTCGAGGAGTCCGCGGAGTGCTCCGTCCTCACCACTGGCGCCGTGGAGCGCCGGCCAGATGACGTCAGGCTGGGTCTCTTCGAGGAAACCGAGGAGCGAGGCATCCGGGTCTCTCATAATGATCTCGATGCCGTGCTGGGCGAGGCTGTCGGAGACGCGACGCCCCGAGCGGAGCGATACGTCGCGTTCGTGCGAGAGTCCACCGGCGAGGATGACGATGGTACGGGGAGTTGAATCGGTCATTCTGACAGGCCCTAGTTGATGTTCGGCGGCGGGCTGGTGACCCGGTCGGAGGATTTGACGATCTCGAGCTGTCCGGTGTTCGCGAACGTATCGAGCAGTTCGATTTCGCCGTTGATCACCTTGGTGAGACGGCGGATACCGAGGCGGATCGAGTCGGGGGTCGGGTAGCAGAACGAGAGGCGGATGTTGTGCCGGCCGTCGCCGTTCGCGAAGAACGCGGTACCCGGGGTGTACGCCACGAGTTCCTTGACGGCGCGCGGCAGCATCGCCTTCGAGTCGAGCTGCGGCGGCAGCGTGAGCCACACGTAGAACCCGCCGTCGGGGTTGGTCCAGGTGAGGTCGGGCAGGTGCTCGGACAAAGAGCTGACCAGAGCCTCTTTACGCTCGCGGTAGATGCCGCGGAAAGTGTCGATCTGGGCACGCCAGTCCGACGCCTCGAAGTACGACGTGATCACGTTCTGAGTGAATGCGCTCGGCGACAGCACCGCCGATTCGTTGGCGAGGATGAGTTTCTCGCGGATGGCGTGCGGCGCGACCGCCCACCCCACGCGGAGTCCGGGTGCGAAGGTCTTCGAGAAAGTGCCGAGGTAGATGATCCCGTCCGTGTCGACGGAGCGCATGGCCTGGGGCGGGGGCCCGTCGAAGTAGAGCAGCCCGTACGGGTTGTCTTCGAGGATCAGGATGTTGTTGGCCTTGGCGATCTCGATGATCTCGAGCCGGCGCGCCCAGCTGAGCGTGACTCCGGCCGGGTTGTGGAAGTTCGGGATCAGGTAGAGCAGCTTGATGGTCTTACCGGCGGCACGCGTGTGCACGATGGTCTCGCGCAGCGACTCGGGGATCATGCCGTCGTTGTCGGTCGCGACGTGCACGACGTCGGCCTGATACGAGCGGAAGACGCCGATGGCTCCGACGTAGCTGGGGCTCTCGGCGAGGATGACGTCGCCCTTGTCGATGAAGAGCTTGGTGACGAGGTCGAGGGCCTGCTGCGAGCCGGTGGTGACGACGACGTCGTCGACGCTGGCGCGGATGCCCTCGAGCGCCATGACCTCGAGGATCTGCTCGCGGATGGCGGGCGTGCCCTGGCCGGACCCGTACTGCAGCGCCTCGGGACCGTGGTCGCGCATCACACGCTCCAGCGCTCCGCTGACGAGCTCGGGGGGCAGTGCGGAGACGTAGGGCATTCCCCCGGCGAGCGAGACGACTTCGGGGCGGGAGGCGACGGCGAACAGGGCTCGGACCTCGGAGGCGCTGAGGCCGGCGGTACGGTCGGCGTAGTGCCCGTACCAGGGGTCGAGGTTGTTTCCCGTATTCGCAGTTGTCATGAGTATTTCCCGTTCGATTGTCGTTCAAGGATATGGGGTGCGGCCCGTTGGCCCCGTCTGGATACGAAAAAGCCCCGCCCGAGTGTGTCTCGGGCAGGGCTCCTGTTCGCGAGTGGTTACGCGAGGAACTCCGCCAGGTCGGCCTCGATGGCCGGCTTGGGCTTGGCGCCGATGATGGTCTTGACGACCTCGCCGCCCTTGAAGACCTTCATCGCGGGGATGGAGGTGATCTGGTACTTCATGGCGATCTGCGGGTTGTCGTCGACGTTGAGCTTGACGATCTTGATCTTGGAGGAGTGCTCCGAAGCGATCTGGTCGAGGATGGGCGAGACGGCGCGGCAGGGGCCACACCACTCTGCCCAGAAGTCCACCATGATGGTGTCTTCCGAGTTGAGAACCTCGTCGGTGAATGTGGCGTCGGTGACGTCGAGAGCAGTAGACATATCTATTCCTTCTTGTTCGAGTGGTGGGCAGGAGCCGTTAGACGGCTACCGCTTCTGCAACGGGTTCGGCGGCGGGAGCGGCCTGGACCGCGGACGCCACCAGGTCGGTGGGGAGGCCGGCGAGGAAGTGCTCGGCGTCGAGGGCGGCGACCGTACCGGACGCAGCCGCGGTGACGGCCTGGCGGTAGGTCGGGTCGATCACGTCGCCCGCGGCGAAGACGCCGCTGAGGTTGGTGCGCGACGTGCGGCCCTGGACGGCGATCGTGCCCTCGGTGGTGAGGTCGAGCTGGCCGTGCACGAGGTGCGTGCGGGGGTCGGCGCCGATCGCGATGAACAGTCCGCCCAGGTTCACGGTGGACTCGCTGCCGTCGACGGTGTCGATGAGGCCGACACCGCTGACAAGGCCCTCGCCGTAGATGTGTGCGACCTCTTTGTTCCAGAGGAACTCGATCTTCGGGTCGGCGAACGCGCGGTCCTGCATGACCTTGGAGGCACGCAGTTCGTCCTTGCGGTGGATCACGTAGACCTTGTCGGCGAAGCGGGTGAGGAACGTCGCCTCTTCCATCGCCGAGTCTCCGCCGCCGACGACCGCGATGGTCTTCTTGCGGAAGAAGAACCCGTCGCAGGTGGCGCACCAGGAGACGCCCTGGCCGCTCAGTCGCTCTTCGTCTTCGAGCCCGAGCTTCCGGTAGGCGGAGCCGGTCGCGAAGATCACCGAGAGTGCCTCGTGCACGTCGCCGTTACCGAGCGTCACGCGCTTGATATCACCGGTGAGGTCGAGGGACACGACGTCGTCGAGGACGACCTCGGTGCCGAAACGCTCGGCCTGGGCCTGCATCGCGATCATGAGGTCGGGTCCCTGGATGCCCTCGGGGAATCCGGGGAAATTGTCGACCTCGGTGGTCTTCATGAGCTCGCCGCCGGCCTCGACCGAGCTCGCGATGAGCAGGGGCGCGAGGTTGGCGCGAGCGGCGTAGATAGCCGCGGTGTAGCCGGCGGGGCCTGAGCCGATGATGATTACTTGACGCACGAACGTCTCCTTATTAGCTTGCACTAGCCGGTATAACAAAGTCGTTCCCCAGCCTATTCCGCAGAACGGGCGGGGTGGATGCCACGGGTCGCCTTTCGAGAACCCGTGCGGTCAGATTAGCCCCGTCGTCTGAGTCGGAGCACGACGGGTCGCACGATGGCGCCGAGCTCGGGGTTGCGCATCAGCACCAACAGGCCGAAGTAGACGATAGCCATCACGCCGCCGATGAGCGCCATCGACAGCGCGGCGGGGACGGCACCGGCGACAGCGAACCCGCCTGGGTGGGTGCCGCCGAGGGCGAACAGCAGGGCGACGCCCGCGCCAGCGGCGGGAAGAGCCGCCAGGAAGAACGTGGCGTACTGGCGCAGGATTCGGCGACCGTCGATGGAGCCGAGGCGACCGCGCAGGGCGAATGCTGCGACGAGAGCCTGCACGGAACCAGCTATGGCGGTTACAGCGGCGATGCCCACGCCGATCCACTGCGGGGCAAACCAGGCGCCAACAGCGAGAGCTCCGACGACGAAGATCACGGACTGCAGTAGCTGCAGAAAGAACGGAGTGCGAGTGTTCTCCACCGAATAAAAAGTGCGCTGGATGACGAACAAGATGCTGAACGGCACGAGCCCGACCAAGAAGGCCATAACGACGAAGGCCATGGCTTCGATTTCTCCGAATGGCGCCCCGAGGGGTGAAAGCAGCGAACTGAACGGATACGCGAGCACGACCAGGCCCACGGCGCAGAACACCATGAACAGACCGATCGAGCGAAGCGACGCCGAGAAATCAGCGCGCACCTCGGTGAGATTGCCATCCCGGGCGTGCGAGCTCATTCGCGTGAAGTAAGCGGTGGCGATCGATACCGCCACGATCGAGTGCGGCAGCATGAAAATGAGCCAGGAGTTGCTCAGTACCCGTGCCGAGGGGTAATTGGTGCTCGCCGCTCCCGAGGCCACATTGGTCTGCACAATCCCGGCGAGCTGCGTGACGAGAATCATGCCGAAGACCCACGCTGCTGCTTTGCCGGTGGCGCCGAGGCCCACTCCACGCCAGTGGAAGTCGG
Encoded here:
- the trxA gene encoding thioredoxin, producing MSTALDVTDATFTDEVLNSEDTIMVDFWAEWCGPCRAVSPILDQIASEHSSKIKIVKLNVDDNPQIAMKYQITSIPAMKVFKGGEVVKTIIGAKPKPAIEADLAEFLA
- the murJ gene encoding lipid II flippase MurJ, with the protein product MTTTTSGGLGRASALLASGTIVSRLLGFVSAWVLVQAIGSVGAGSNTFAIANQLPNSVYAIIAGGLLSAVLVPQIVRAGLHDDGGQRFLNRLVTLGLTVFVVIAVIATLAAPWLVSITTREATPTSPGLSPDDIALATAFAYWCLPQVLFYAIYSLLGEVLNARKIFGPFTWTPVLNNLVAIAGMIVFIIVFGGDPAHRDSVTWTPAMTALLAGTATLGIAVQGLSLFFFWRRAGLTYRPDFHWRGVGLGATGKAAAWVFGMILVTQLAGIVQTNVASGAASTNYPSARVLSNSWLIFMLPHSIVAVSIATAYFTRMSSHARDGNLTEVRADFSASLRSIGLFMVFCAVGLVVLAYPFSSLLSPLGAPFGEIEAMAFVVMAFLVGLVPFSILFVIQRTFYSVENTRTPFFLQLLQSVIFVVGALAVGAWFAPQWIGVGIAAVTAIAGSVQALVAAFALRGRLGSIDGRRILRQYATFFLAALPAAGAGVALLFALGGTHPGGFAVAGAVPAALSMALIGGVMAIVYFGLLVLMRNPELGAIVRPVVLRLRRRG
- a CDS encoding D-alanine--D-alanine ligase family protein, translating into MTDSTPRTIVILAGGLSHERDVSLRSGRRVSDSLAQHGIEIIMRDPDASLLGFLEETQPDVIWPALHGASGEDGALRGLLEFLGLPFVGSHADASRLAWDKPTAKVIVGRAGVPTPTSITLPRDTFRELGASAVLEIISADLPVPVVVKPAQGGSAQGVSIVDTAEELPRAMVNAYTYSDVALIEQKIVGVEIAVSIIDTGDGPVALPAIEIEPISGVYSFEARYTAGETRFYTPARISDEVAARAAEVAITAHRALGLRHISRIDLIVDGAGTPWFLEASTLPGLTETSLFPLALEAAGHDVGWVYSALAEAAIREARP
- a CDS encoding PLP-dependent aminotransferase family protein translates to MTTANTGNNLDPWYGHYADRTAGLSASEVRALFAVASRPEVVSLAGGMPYVSALPPELVSGALERVMRDHGPEALQYGSGQGTPAIREQILEVMALEGIRASVDDVVVTTGSQQALDLVTKLFIDKGDVILAESPSYVGAIGVFRSYQADVVHVATDNDGMIPESLRETIVHTRAAGKTIKLLYLIPNFHNPAGVTLSWARRLEIIEIAKANNILILEDNPYGLLYFDGPPPQAMRSVDTDGIIYLGTFSKTFAPGLRVGWAVAPHAIREKLILANESAVLSPSAFTQNVITSYFEASDWRAQIDTFRGIYRERKEALVSSLSEHLPDLTWTNPDGGFYVWLTLPPQLDSKAMLPRAVKELVAYTPGTAFFANGDGRHNIRLSFCYPTPDSIRLGIRRLTKVINGEIELLDTFANTGQLEIVKSSDRVTSPPPNIN
- the trxB gene encoding thioredoxin-disulfide reductase, which gives rise to MRQVIIIGSGPAGYTAAIYAARANLAPLLIASSVEAGGELMKTTEVDNFPGFPEGIQGPDLMIAMQAQAERFGTEVVLDDVVSLDLTGDIKRVTLGNGDVHEALSVIFATGSAYRKLGLEDEERLSGQGVSWCATCDGFFFRKKTIAVVGGGDSAMEEATFLTRFADKVYVIHRKDELRASKVMQDRAFADPKIEFLWNKEVAHIYGEGLVSGVGLIDTVDGSESTVNLGGLFIAIGADPRTHLVHGQLDLTTEGTIAVQGRTSRTNLSGVFAAGDVIDPTYRQAVTAAASGTVAALDAEHFLAGLPTDLVASAVQAAPAAEPVAEAVAV